In a single window of the Arthrobacter zhangbolii genome:
- the fliS gene encoding flagellar export chaperone FliS: protein MNYGLAAKRAEYARNAVLSASPARLLTMLYDRLLLDLARAEEAQQNGNWQVASENLLHAQAIITELLGTLKTDVWEGGENLHALYTYSLSTLMNANIGRDAKLTRECIDLLEPIRLAWHDAATQLPAAGAAPAVAGVPGGVLGVG from the coding sequence GTGAACTACGGACTTGCCGCCAAACGCGCCGAATACGCACGCAACGCAGTGCTCTCCGCCTCACCGGCGCGGCTGCTGACCATGCTCTACGACCGGCTGCTGCTGGACCTGGCCCGGGCCGAGGAAGCGCAGCAGAACGGCAACTGGCAGGTTGCCTCCGAGAACCTGCTCCACGCCCAGGCCATCATCACCGAACTGCTCGGCACGCTGAAGACCGACGTGTGGGAGGGCGGGGAGAACCTGCACGCCCTGTACACCTACTCGCTCTCCACCCTGATGAACGCCAACATCGGCCGCGACGCCAAACTGACCCGCGAGTGCATTGACCTGCTGGAGCCGATCCGGTTGGCCTGGCATGACGCCGCCACCCAGCTGCCCGCCGCCGGTGCAGCACCGGCAGTAGCGGGCGTTCCGGGAGGGGTCCTCGGTGTCGGCTGA
- a CDS encoding flagellar basal body rod protein FlgB: MFDSVSSIALQSALDGLALRQRAIANNIANVNTPGYQAQRVSFEDALAKSVKAGNGAAAATTSRSLEPTRLDGSNVNLDTETLSNIDTVLRYQFATQAVGGEANSLRTAMRTN, encoded by the coding sequence GTGTTCGATTCCGTTTCCTCCATTGCGCTGCAAAGTGCCCTGGACGGGCTCGCCCTCCGCCAGCGCGCCATCGCGAACAACATTGCGAATGTGAATACCCCCGGCTACCAGGCCCAGCGCGTCAGCTTCGAAGACGCCCTCGCCAAATCGGTCAAGGCAGGCAACGGGGCGGCAGCCGCCACCACCTCCCGCTCCCTCGAGCCCACCCGCCTGGACGGCAGCAACGTCAACCTGGACACGGAAACCCTGTCCAACATCGACACAGTGCTGCGCTACCAGTTCGCCACCCAGGCCGTAGGCGGGGAAGCCAACTCCCTCCGCACCGCAATGAGGACCAACTAA
- the flgC gene encoding flagellar basal body rod protein FlgC translates to MTFDAIGIAATGLTTHRKWLDAVSDNLANANNVSSTDGAAFQARYVVAQEGAEGNGVYVAGVQYGDAEGRMVYQPDHALADAEGYVRYPDIDLSEQMGNLILAQRGYEANAAVVDRAKSTYEAALQIGRS, encoded by the coding sequence ATGACTTTCGACGCCATCGGCATTGCCGCCACCGGCCTCACCACCCACCGCAAGTGGCTCGACGCGGTCTCCGACAACCTGGCCAACGCCAACAACGTCTCCAGCACCGACGGTGCAGCCTTCCAGGCCCGCTACGTCGTGGCGCAGGAAGGTGCTGAAGGCAACGGCGTCTACGTGGCCGGCGTCCAGTACGGCGACGCCGAAGGCCGGATGGTCTACCAGCCGGACCACGCCCTGGCCGACGCGGAAGGCTACGTCCGCTACCCGGACATTGACCTCTCGGAACAGATGGGCAACCTAATCCTCGCCCAGCGCGGCTATGAAGCCAACGCCGCCGTCGTTGACCGTGCCAAGAGCACATATGAAGCAGCACTGCAGATTGGACGCTCCTAA
- the fliE gene encoding flagellar hook-basal body complex protein FliE: MPVPAIAAVSGTTPTAYVEMVKPAVSTDGSSFAASLTGAVDNVTDLSAQSKTLAVQAVTGDLDDIHAATIASTRASLTLELVAAVRNKGVDAFNEIMRMQA; this comes from the coding sequence ATGCCTGTCCCCGCCATCGCGGCCGTCAGCGGCACCACGCCCACGGCCTACGTTGAGATGGTGAAGCCGGCCGTCTCCACTGACGGATCCTCCTTCGCAGCCTCGCTGACCGGGGCCGTGGACAACGTCACCGATCTGTCTGCCCAGTCCAAGACCCTCGCGGTCCAGGCCGTCACCGGCGACCTGGATGACATCCATGCAGCCACGATCGCCTCCACCCGGGCATCCCTGACCCTGGAACTGGTTGCCGCAGTGCGGAACAAGGGCGTTGACGCGTTCAACGAGATCATGCGGATGCAGGCCTGA
- the fliF gene encoding flagellar basal-body MS-ring/collar protein FliF, producing MPPAVKGMAGRFGSTIREFSLAQKTIAIIGVAVLALGVALLASWLTKPAYTPLFSGLQAEDANAIVEQLKTDGVPYEIAGGGGTVMVPEENVYDQRLKAAGAGLPSASTGGYSLLDEMGVTSSEFQQSVTYKRALEGEIAKTVGSIDGVKNASVQLAIPEDTVFVSQKSDPTASVFVETANGTTLTADQVQAIVHLTSASVDGMQSTDVAVIDATGTVLSAVGVGATGSADKQATDYEQRVGASVQSMLDRVVGPGNATVAVAADMNYESANRVEESFNAPQDTPALNESTSVEEYTGANGNTAAGVLGPDNIAVPNGGNDDGSFRSETSTKNNAVNKVTETREIPAGSLNRQTVSVALNTQAAAGLNVADLEALVASAAGINVERGDEITVEMVSFNADGAAQAQGALAEAQAAEEAERRAQMLQMGIIVAGIVLVVILALVAYAMRSRRQNREVVDLGELPELDPLAPAAGLAMLGEPVPEVPTDTASLQIVAATVDQDRKRAELDALAAQDPVRTADYLRNLMEESRS from the coding sequence ATGCCGCCGGCAGTAAAAGGGATGGCCGGCCGTTTCGGCTCCACCATCCGGGAATTCAGCCTCGCTCAGAAAACCATTGCCATTATCGGCGTCGCCGTGCTGGCCCTGGGTGTGGCACTGCTGGCCTCCTGGCTGACCAAGCCTGCCTACACCCCGCTGTTCTCCGGCCTGCAGGCCGAGGACGCCAACGCCATTGTGGAACAGCTCAAGACCGACGGCGTGCCCTACGAAATCGCCGGCGGCGGCGGCACCGTCATGGTGCCGGAAGAGAACGTCTACGACCAGCGGCTCAAGGCAGCCGGCGCCGGCCTGCCCTCCGCCTCCACCGGCGGTTACTCGCTGCTGGACGAAATGGGTGTCACCTCCTCCGAATTCCAGCAGTCCGTGACCTACAAGCGGGCCCTGGAAGGCGAGATCGCCAAGACCGTGGGCTCCATCGACGGGGTCAAGAACGCCTCGGTGCAGCTGGCCATCCCCGAAGACACCGTGTTCGTGTCCCAGAAGTCGGACCCCACCGCGTCGGTGTTCGTGGAAACCGCCAACGGCACCACGCTCACCGCGGACCAGGTGCAGGCCATTGTCCACCTGACGTCCGCCTCCGTGGACGGCATGCAGTCCACCGACGTGGCAGTCATCGACGCCACCGGCACCGTGCTGTCCGCCGTCGGCGTCGGAGCCACCGGCTCCGCCGACAAACAGGCCACTGACTACGAACAGCGCGTCGGCGCCTCCGTCCAGTCCATGCTGGACCGCGTGGTCGGCCCCGGCAACGCCACCGTTGCAGTGGCCGCGGACATGAACTACGAATCCGCCAACCGGGTGGAGGAGTCCTTCAACGCACCGCAGGACACCCCCGCACTGAACGAGTCCACCAGCGTTGAGGAATACACCGGAGCCAACGGCAACACCGCCGCCGGTGTGCTGGGCCCGGACAACATTGCCGTACCCAACGGCGGCAACGACGACGGGTCCTTCCGGTCCGAGACCAGCACCAAGAACAACGCGGTCAACAAGGTCACCGAAACCCGGGAGATCCCGGCCGGCTCACTGAACCGCCAGACCGTCTCGGTGGCGCTGAACACCCAGGCCGCGGCCGGACTCAACGTCGCGGACCTGGAAGCACTCGTGGCCTCGGCCGCCGGCATCAACGTGGAACGCGGGGATGAAATCACCGTGGAAATGGTCTCCTTCAACGCCGACGGCGCTGCCCAGGCCCAGGGCGCCCTGGCCGAGGCGCAGGCAGCGGAAGAAGCCGAGCGCCGCGCCCAGATGCTGCAGATGGGCATCATCGTGGCAGGCATCGTGCTGGTGGTCATCCTGGCCCTGGTGGCCTACGCCATGCGCTCCCGCCGGCAGAACCGCGAAGTGGTGGACCTCGGCGAACTGCCCGAACTGGATCCGCTGGCTCCCGCCGCCGGGCTGGCCATGCTGGGCGAACCGGTGCCGGAAGTTCCCACTGACACTGCCTCACTGCAGATTGTTGCCGCCACTGTGGACCAGGACCGCAAGCGGGCAGAGCTTGATGCCCTCGCTGCCCAGGATCCGGTCCGCACCGCGGACTATCTGCGCAACCTCATGGAGGAGAGCCGGTCATGA
- the fliG gene encoding flagellar motor switch protein FliG, which produces MPLALGTAVAPETKELTGIQKAAVVLMQLETSRAAVVMQQFTEAEAQLIAAEIVRLKRVDAGLAEKAINEFYDMTVDGRRRAHGGRDVAMGLLEASFGVERASGVMERLASSMAGKSFEFLESAEPNQVISLLDGELPQTIALVLAHMRPQRASAVLTGLNAELRTDVAQAIATMARATPEAVRVVAETLKSRASALGAAREASDAIGGVQPLVDIINRSDAVTERALLEALEERDPELAEEVRSRMLTFADLVKLERRDVQLVLRGIDVGTLALAMKGATEAVLDAIRTNVSERNRELLDDEIKVSGPARLSQVEEARANIVRAIREMEAQGIIEVHHADEEEYVY; this is translated from the coding sequence ATGCCGCTAGCGCTGGGCACCGCCGTCGCGCCGGAAACCAAGGAACTGACCGGGATCCAGAAAGCCGCCGTCGTCCTGATGCAGCTGGAGACCTCCCGCGCCGCAGTGGTGATGCAGCAGTTCACCGAGGCCGAAGCGCAGCTTATTGCCGCGGAGATCGTGCGGCTCAAGCGGGTGGACGCCGGGCTGGCCGAGAAGGCCATCAACGAGTTCTACGACATGACCGTGGACGGGCGCCGCCGTGCCCACGGCGGCCGCGACGTCGCCATGGGCCTGCTCGAAGCGTCCTTCGGCGTGGAGCGTGCCTCCGGTGTGATGGAACGGCTCGCGTCCTCCATGGCCGGCAAGTCCTTCGAATTCCTCGAAAGCGCCGAACCGAACCAGGTGATCTCCCTGCTGGACGGGGAACTGCCGCAGACCATCGCCCTGGTCCTGGCGCACATGCGCCCCCAGCGTGCCTCCGCGGTGCTCACCGGCCTGAACGCCGAACTGCGTACCGACGTTGCGCAGGCCATCGCCACCATGGCCCGGGCCACGCCCGAAGCCGTGCGGGTGGTCGCCGAAACGCTGAAGTCCCGTGCCTCCGCGCTGGGTGCTGCCCGCGAGGCATCCGATGCCATCGGCGGAGTGCAGCCGCTGGTGGACATCATCAACCGCTCCGATGCCGTCACTGAACGCGCACTGCTGGAAGCACTCGAGGAACGCGATCCGGAGCTTGCCGAGGAAGTACGCTCCCGGATGCTCACCTTCGCCGACCTGGTCAAGCTCGAACGCCGGGACGTGCAGCTGGTGCTGCGCGGCATCGACGTCGGGACCCTGGCACTGGCCATGAAGGGCGCCACCGAAGCGGTGCTGGACGCCATCCGCACCAACGTCTCCGAGCGCAACCGCGAACTGCTCGACGACGAAATCAAGGTTTCCGGCCCCGCCCGCCTCTCGCAGGTGGAAGAGGCACGCGCCAACATTGTCCGGGCCATCCGCGAAATGGAAGCCCAGGGCATCATCGAGGTGCACCACGCGGACGAGGAAGAATATGTCTACTGA
- a CDS encoding FliH/SctL family protein yields the protein MSTEQQTFSRLVYTALGATDEEQLNAQVEARGHAAGYAAGLRAAAADTELLRRTLREQHEDEVRRGQERVNRTVAALNAAVFSLEGRTVALITDMQDTLAAAAIELAEALLRRELADDEASARAALARALEGVDTDLVQRVRMHPVDLAALDEETLRRARVDFVGDAGLQRGDAVTEFPNGYLDASLSGAIERARRALLEDAG from the coding sequence ATGTCTACTGAGCAGCAGACGTTCTCCCGGCTCGTCTACACCGCGCTGGGCGCCACCGACGAGGAACAGCTCAATGCACAGGTGGAGGCCCGCGGCCACGCCGCCGGGTATGCTGCCGGCCTGCGCGCAGCCGCCGCCGATACGGAGCTGCTGCGCCGCACCCTGCGCGAGCAGCATGAGGATGAAGTACGCCGCGGGCAGGAACGCGTGAACCGCACCGTCGCGGCCCTGAACGCCGCGGTGTTCAGCCTTGAAGGCCGCACCGTCGCCCTGATCACGGACATGCAGGACACCCTCGCCGCTGCGGCCATTGAACTGGCCGAAGCCCTGCTGCGCCGCGAACTGGCCGACGACGAAGCCTCCGCCCGCGCGGCCCTGGCCCGCGCGCTGGAAGGCGTGGACACCGACCTCGTCCAGCGGGTGCGGATGCATCCGGTGGACCTGGCCGCCCTGGACGAAGAAACCCTCCGCCGTGCCCGCGTGGATTTTGTTGGCGACGCCGGCCTGCAGCGCGGCGACGCCGTGACCGAGTTCCCCAACGGCTACCTGGATGCCTCCCTCAGCGGAGCCATTGAGCGCGCCCGCCGCGCCCTGCTTGAGGATGCCGGATGA
- a CDS encoding FliI/YscN family ATPase — protein MTATAWRPRSAGFAAALRTAAPQRVGRVSSVLGLSVEISGLDCGVGDLVSIGDPGSAVDAEVVAATREGVRCMPFGRLTGLTAGAPARSKGTPLLVPTGTGLFGRVLDGLGRPIDGKGPLDIEALVPLDHETPSAMLRTRIDTPLQLGVRALDTLTTVGRGQRMGLFAGSGVGKSSLLSMIARGTDAEVSVIALVGERGREVREFLEDDLGAEGLARSIVVVSTSDEPALMRLRAAFVATRIAESFRDRGADVMLMMDSLTRVAMAQREIGLSVGEPPATRGYPPSTFSLLAQLLERAGTGERGSVTGMYTVLVDGDDHNEPIADSARSILDGHVVLDRKLAVSGHFPSVDALASISRVASRVNPRERSDAASTLRRVMAARRAAQDLLDVGAYQRGSNPLVDAAVDNEDAINAFLQQRMDEQTPAETAWAQLHQLTRMLGVS, from the coding sequence ATGACCGCCACCGCCTGGCGGCCCCGCAGCGCCGGTTTCGCCGCCGCCCTCCGCACCGCCGCCCCGCAGCGGGTTGGCCGGGTGTCCTCCGTGCTCGGCCTCAGCGTGGAAATCTCCGGCCTGGACTGCGGTGTCGGTGACCTGGTGTCCATCGGCGACCCCGGTTCCGCCGTGGACGCCGAGGTAGTGGCAGCCACCCGCGAGGGCGTCCGCTGCATGCCGTTTGGCCGGCTCACCGGCCTGACCGCCGGCGCTCCGGCCCGGTCCAAGGGCACCCCGCTGCTGGTTCCCACCGGCACCGGACTGTTCGGCCGTGTGCTGGACGGCCTGGGCCGGCCCATTGACGGCAAGGGCCCGCTGGACATCGAAGCCCTGGTCCCGCTGGACCACGAAACCCCCTCCGCCATGCTCCGCACCCGGATCGACACCCCGCTGCAGCTGGGCGTGCGGGCACTGGATACGCTCACCACTGTGGGCCGCGGCCAGCGCATGGGCCTGTTCGCCGGCTCCGGCGTCGGCAAGTCCTCACTGCTGTCCATGATTGCCCGCGGCACGGACGCCGAAGTGTCCGTGATTGCCCTGGTAGGGGAGCGCGGGCGGGAAGTGCGCGAGTTCCTCGAAGACGATCTGGGTGCCGAGGGCCTGGCCCGCTCCATCGTGGTGGTGTCGACGTCGGACGAACCGGCGCTGATGCGCCTGCGCGCCGCTTTTGTGGCCACCCGCATCGCCGAATCCTTCCGGGACCGCGGCGCCGACGTAATGCTGATGATGGATTCCCTGACCCGCGTGGCCATGGCCCAGCGCGAAATCGGACTTTCCGTGGGCGAACCGCCCGCCACCCGCGGCTATCCGCCCTCCACCTTCTCCCTGTTGGCCCAGCTCCTGGAGCGTGCCGGCACGGGCGAGCGCGGTTCGGTCACCGGCATGTACACCGTGCTGGTGGACGGCGATGACCACAACGAGCCCATTGCCGACAGTGCCCGGTCCATCCTGGATGGCCACGTGGTGCTGGACCGCAAGCTGGCCGTCTCCGGCCACTTCCCGTCCGTGGACGCCCTGGCATCCATCTCCCGGGTGGCCTCCCGGGTGAACCCGCGCGAACGCAGTGACGCGGCCTCCACCCTGCGCCGGGTCATGGCCGCGCGCCGGGCGGCACAGGACCTGCTCGACGTCGGCGCCTACCAGCGCGGCTCCAACCCGCTGGTGGACGCGGCAGTGGATAACGAAGACGCCATCAACGCTTTCCTGCAGCAGCGGATGGATGAACAGACCCCGGCGGAAACCGCCTGGGCGCAGCTGCACCAACTGACCCGGATGCTGGGGGTGTCCTAA
- a CDS encoding flagellar FliJ family protein, with protein sequence MSRAFPLAGLLRLRQLQQDRAAGELSAANARNREARQARVEAYASLETSNTDAVDAATMNAIAAARASSRSMLADLNALGAQRTAEVETARAEFSAARARSVGLEKLQGKHAEAEAAENLRAEQTILDELAGTAWHRRQKEANS encoded by the coding sequence ATGTCCCGTGCCTTTCCACTGGCCGGCCTGCTTCGCCTGCGCCAGCTGCAGCAGGACCGTGCAGCCGGTGAACTCTCGGCCGCCAACGCCCGGAACCGGGAAGCCCGGCAGGCCCGCGTCGAGGCCTACGCTTCGCTGGAAACCTCCAACACTGACGCGGTGGACGCCGCCACCATGAACGCCATTGCCGCCGCCCGCGCCTCCTCCCGCAGCATGCTCGCGGACCTGAACGCATTGGGCGCCCAACGGACCGCCGAGGTGGAAACCGCGCGTGCCGAGTTTTCCGCCGCCCGCGCCCGGTCCGTGGGCCTGGAAAAACTGCAGGGCAAGCACGCCGAGGCCGAAGCCGCCGAGAACCTGCGCGCAGAACAAACCATCCTGGATGAACTTGCCGGCACAGCCTGGCACCGCCGGCAGAAGGAAGCCAACTCATGA
- a CDS encoding C40 family peptidase yields MSMTDALGRIEEIRSTLSQLSGAAGPKTAVLGTTSSVTGTDTEFASTLSSLTAAATGTAGTAAAAGAAAGGAAADGKVLDAVQKYLGLPYIWGGNDPAQGLDCSSFVQNVYKDLGYTLPRVTWDQMNSGTEVASLAQAQPGDLIFSHDGGHVSIYLGNGKAVDAPQPGQTIAIRDAWENDSNITTIRRILPTETAGAAGFLSAPGGAGVPGISDLVASARAAQAALMGSAA; encoded by the coding sequence ATGAGTATGACTGACGCCCTGGGGCGGATCGAGGAAATCCGGAGCACGCTGAGCCAGCTCTCCGGCGCCGCGGGTCCCAAAACGGCTGTGCTCGGTACGACGTCCTCCGTCACCGGAACGGATACGGAGTTCGCCTCCACCCTGTCCTCCCTGACTGCGGCGGCAACCGGAACTGCCGGGACTGCAGCGGCCGCAGGTGCCGCCGCCGGCGGTGCCGCAGCGGACGGCAAAGTGCTCGACGCCGTGCAGAAGTACCTTGGCCTGCCCTACATCTGGGGCGGCAACGATCCGGCTCAGGGGCTGGACTGCTCCTCCTTTGTACAGAATGTCTACAAGGATCTCGGCTACACGCTTCCCCGCGTCACCTGGGACCAGATGAACTCCGGAACCGAGGTGGCCTCCCTGGCCCAGGCCCAGCCCGGTGACCTGATCTTCAGCCACGACGGCGGCCACGTCTCCATCTACCTGGGCAACGGAAAGGCAGTGGACGCCCCGCAGCCGGGCCAGACCATCGCCATCCGGGATGCCTGGGAAAACGATTCCAACATCACCACCATCCGGCGCATTCTGCCCACTGAGACTGCGGGGGCCGCCGGATTCCTTTCGGCTCCCGGCGGAGCCGGTGTTCCGGGCATTTCTGACCTGGTTGCCTCCGCCCGGGCCGCGCAGGCCGCACTGATGGGTTCGGCAGCATGA
- a CDS encoding flagellar hook-length control protein FliK — MSAAAGLLRPAVPTVRDSALTGTRTGSASQDGAQRFGSSLEDAVNATSRSDKAGQRNDAGSRDSAGGGSTPSASDPGYAGAGTVAAGTGAAGTGAAQCDAGSDAARAAAADSATASPADNSLNGASLTVETAGGAALATAFAGLAGSSLPGLSLSPVDGSSSGAAAAGTATAGEEMSAVAAAAPAGPTSGETGVPAGHSTAAQATSAATTTHASAATAATIGTAGAVSAAGFASAAGPAGSAAASSGASAVVAPPAPLGTGAAAATSGIPAAGNAVPVLPMQGTATPAGTLPGTLPGAAAQTAPGGVGLSAVGLQDPAPGAAQPVSRQAAAAAGTGTGFSAAATTASSITASSTTFAGTLSAAAGTDASGAVAAGAVSPEGSAPAVAPVVPAAVPLPQTAAPQIVAAPAATPPAPAPAAPLLNQVSQPLFSLATAQQGEHVMTLSVTPENLGPVTVRAHVGADGVRIELFAPSDAGRDALRTLLTDLRRDLAGSGMSANLSLSSQDSPGGEGTERGDGEPRPGTGTDAPPGPRRPEADTAPRTFRPGLTGTASTIDFLA; from the coding sequence ATGAGTGCCGCCGCCGGGCTCCTCCGGCCTGCCGTCCCCACGGTTCGGGATTCCGCACTGACCGGCACCCGGACGGGGTCCGCTTCGCAGGATGGCGCACAGCGTTTTGGCTCCTCACTCGAGGACGCCGTCAACGCCACCAGCCGCAGCGACAAGGCGGGCCAGCGCAACGACGCCGGATCCCGCGACAGTGCGGGTGGCGGCAGTACACCTTCCGCCTCGGATCCGGGGTACGCCGGCGCCGGAACCGTGGCCGCCGGAACTGGTGCCGCTGGAACTGGTGCCGCTCAGTGCGACGCTGGGTCCGATGCTGCCCGGGCTGCTGCTGCAGATTCCGCGACCGCGTCTCCGGCGGATAATTCCCTGAACGGTGCTTCCCTGACGGTGGAAACCGCAGGGGGCGCCGCCCTGGCCACGGCGTTTGCCGGCCTGGCCGGGAGCAGCCTGCCCGGCTTGTCCCTGTCCCCGGTGGACGGTTCATCCTCCGGTGCTGCAGCCGCAGGGACCGCAACTGCAGGGGAAGAGATGTCCGCCGTCGCAGCCGCTGCCCCTGCCGGGCCCACCTCCGGAGAAACCGGAGTGCCAGCCGGGCACAGCACCGCGGCTCAGGCCACTTCAGCTGCAACCACCACCCACGCCTCCGCCGCCACCGCCGCGACCATCGGTACGGCCGGTGCCGTCAGCGCTGCCGGGTTCGCCTCAGCCGCCGGCCCTGCGGGATCCGCTGCCGCGTCTTCCGGAGCGTCAGCTGTCGTTGCACCGCCAGCGCCCTTGGGCACCGGGGCGGCCGCCGCAACGTCCGGCATCCCCGCTGCCGGGAACGCCGTTCCGGTGTTGCCCATGCAGGGCACCGCCACCCCGGCAGGCACCCTTCCCGGCACCCTTCCCGGTGCCGCTGCGCAGACTGCGCCGGGCGGCGTCGGCTTGTCCGCCGTGGGCCTGCAGGACCCTGCGCCGGGAGCAGCGCAGCCGGTGTCCCGGCAGGCCGCGGCCGCCGCAGGAACCGGTACCGGCTTCAGCGCCGCTGCCACCACGGCTTCCTCCATCACTGCTTCCTCCACCACGTTCGCCGGGACGCTCTCGGCTGCGGCCGGCACCGACGCCAGCGGAGCTGTTGCGGCCGGAGCGGTGTCACCGGAAGGTTCCGCTCCCGCCGTCGCGCCGGTTGTACCTGCCGCCGTCCCCCTTCCCCAGACGGCCGCGCCGCAGATCGTCGCTGCCCCGGCCGCCACGCCGCCCGCTCCGGCTCCTGCCGCACCGCTGCTGAACCAGGTGTCGCAGCCGCTTTTCAGCCTCGCGACCGCCCAGCAGGGTGAGCATGTCATGACCCTGAGCGTCACCCCGGAAAACCTTGGCCCGGTGACCGTCCGTGCCCATGTGGGAGCTGACGGTGTGCGGATTGAACTCTTCGCCCCCTCCGATGCCGGCCGCGATGCGCTGCGGACCCTGCTGACCGATCTCCGCCGTGACCTGGCCGGGTCCGGGATGAGCGCCAACCTTTCGTTGTCCTCACAGGATTCCCCGGGCGGGGAAGGCACCGAACGCGGTGACGGGGAACCGCGGCCCGGAACCGGCACAGATGCTCCGCCCGGCCCGCGCCGGCCCGAGGCAGACACCGCCCCCCGCACGTTCCGTCCCGGACTTACCGGCACGGCCTCAACCATCGACTTCCTGGCCTAG
- a CDS encoding flagellar hook assembly protein FlgD yields MPVDAIAAIGGGNTAAATRAPKQTLDSEVFMHLLVTQLRNQDPSSPMDTNEMIAQTTQLASMEQLTAMAKMDEENFSLQMRIAAAALIGQSVTYTNEAGESVTGIARSVSYAAGVPTVNVDGVDIQLDSISGVVSTAAAAPPATAPDATPGTPEDTAPVPAAVPAPATA; encoded by the coding sequence GTGCCCGTTGACGCAATAGCGGCAATCGGCGGCGGAAACACCGCCGCAGCAACCCGCGCGCCCAAACAAACCCTGGACAGCGAGGTCTTTATGCATCTGCTGGTCACCCAGCTGCGCAACCAGGATCCCAGCTCGCCCATGGACACCAACGAGATGATCGCCCAGACCACCCAGCTGGCATCCATGGAACAGCTCACCGCCATGGCCAAGATGGATGAAGAGAACTTCTCCCTCCAGATGCGCATCGCCGCGGCAGCGCTGATTGGCCAGAGCGTTACCTACACCAACGAAGCAGGGGAGTCCGTCACCGGAATCGCCCGTTCCGTGTCCTACGCAGCCGGTGTTCCCACCGTCAACGTCGACGGCGTGGACATCCAGCTGGACAGCATCTCCGGCGTCGTCTCAACAGCTGCCGCCGCACCGCCGGCAACAGCACCGGACGCCACACCAGGGACTCCGGAAGACACCGCACCGGTCCCCGCAGCAGTTCCCGCACCAGCCACTGCATAA